In Aspergillus luchuensis IFO 4308 DNA, chromosome 1, nearly complete sequence, the following are encoded in one genomic region:
- a CDS encoding uncharacterized protein (antiSMASH:Cluster_1.2): protein MSPTNRVPSMRMNPSGARDIPTFIDELAKDEAKNQPKGDSESTFSDASTLQGNKQSSKLKRGLFSKIRSFSPSGKQDAVKE, encoded by the coding sequence ATGTCTCCCACAAATCGAGTACCGTCCATGCGCATGAACCCTTCTGGTGCGCGCGATATTCCCACATTTATAGACGAACTTGCTAAAGATGAGGCGAAAAATCAACCTAAAGGCGACTCGGAGAGTACCTTTTCCGACGCTTCGACACTTCAAGGCAACAAGCAATCTTCGAAACTGAAACGCGGGCTTTTCAGTAAGATCCGTTCTTTTTCGCCATCCGGAAAACAAGATGCCGTCAAAGAGTAG
- a CDS encoding uncharacterized protein (COG:S;~EggNog:ENOG410PZBI;~SECRETED:SignalP(1-19);~antiSMASH:Cluster_1.2), with amino-acid sequence MPIHVLVVAAGFLLGQAAAITPAASSPVASSQAYVPSVSCRTQLGTSSLALVPTTTITRTIQDPTPVVVFSTTQDTVTVTPDATTVTVTDYETTTAVSTADTVTDIFSTTSIEYDTATVTITPAAVTAIVPITVSTTSTSTSTVASSSGFSPIAETLPTATAAKRSLIEQDDCSSWLDDYEYPQEVECHQKIIVKTTTVSTVTEPPATATAVTPISTVTVTNTITSTSIVVPSDVSTTLSYSTTSTIIETTSAAAETTTVFSTTTAVAAVATATFYEACGSSNIAGDPLSSEFGSFAGQYMYLISFTNVPGESLTVGDTSSAYDCCVSCMESSTCAMSYYNAVSSSIKYCYLIHTTTCSQSSVYARASTHDTSTTIQMSNGNCGRVVGVQG; translated from the coding sequence ATGCCAATTCACGTACTCGTCGTCGCCGCGGGCTTTCTGCTCGGCCAGGCCGCAGCTATCACCCCCGCGGCCAGCTCCCCGGTGGCAAGCAGTCAGGCCTATGTGCCCTCGGTGTCGTGCCGTACGCAGCTGGGAACAAGCTCGTTGGCACTAGTTCCTACCACTACCATTACGCGCACTATTCAAGACCCAACACCGGTGGTTGTCTTTTCGACGACGCAAGACACCGTCACTGTGACCCCTGACGCCACCACTGTGACCGTCACAGACTATGAGACAACTACGGCCGTTTCAACGGCTGACACGGTCACTGATATTTTCTCGACGACCTCGATTGAGTATGACACTGCAACAGTGACTATCACTCCCGCTGCTGTCACTGCCATTGTACCTATCACCGTCTCGACCACGAGCACCAGCACGTCCACAGTAGCTAGCTCTTCGGGCTTCTCTCCGATTGCGGAGACACTGCCTACAGCTACTGCTGCCAAGCGCTCCTTGATTGAGCAGGACGATTGTTCTTCTTGGTTGGATGACTATGAGTACCCTCAAGAGGTCGAGTGCCACCAGAAGATCATTGTCAAGACCACAACCGTCTCCACGGTCACCGAACCCCCCGCGACTGCTACCGCAGTCACTCCTATCTCCACCGTTACTGtgaccaacaccatcaccagtACTTCGATTGTGGTTCCTTCCGATGTTTCGACTACACTCAGCTACAGTACCACTTCTACCATCATCGAAACCACATCCGCAGCTGCCGAAACAACCACTGTGTTCTCAACTACCACCGCAGTGGCTGCAGTGGCCACTGCCACCTTTTACGAGGCGTGCGGGTCTAGCAACATCGCTGGCGACCCTCTTTCCTCAGAATTCGGCTCTTTCGCGGGCCAATACATGTACCTGATTTCCTTCACCAATGTCCCCGGTGAAAGCTTGACTGTTGGCGACACCAGTTCTGCATATGATTGCTGCGTCAGCTGCATGGAAAGCTCCACCTGCGCCATGTCCTACTACAACGCGGTTTCTTCCTCCATCAAATACTGCTATCTCATTCACACGACAACCTGCTCGCAGTCTTCTGTTTACGCCAGGGCGTCTACTCATGACACTTCGACTACCATCCAGATGTCTAACGGAAATTGTGGTCGTGTTGTGGGCGTACAGGGATAA